One Fusobacterium sp. SYSU M8D902 DNA segment encodes these proteins:
- a CDS encoding TonB family protein, whose translation MNKKDNILYFFIVALLIHMSLFIVHERGVKGDAPVSLKTNVAPISVKIKSPVKKESQKAVTPTPPKEEKKPEPPKIETPKKEIVKPDVKSKIKDKKKKVEKVEKKQIEKVETIKEEKVEATKNTASNETEEILASGNFSIGKDGIFTASSSDGIEYKILKQVEPDYPIQAEKIRYRKKVIVSARFLVGLNGEVEKIEITQSHKKFGFDSEVEKALKHWKFHPIFYKNKNIKVYFSKDFIFEPK comes from the coding sequence ATGAATAAAAAAGATAATATTCTTTACTTTTTTATTGTTGCTCTTTTAATCCATATGTCTCTTTTCATAGTGCATGAAAGAGGAGTAAAGGGTGATGCCCCTGTATCATTAAAGACGAATGTGGCTCCTATCTCAGTAAAGATAAAGAGTCCTGTTAAAAAGGAGAGTCAAAAAGCTGTTACTCCTACTCCACCAAAGGAGGAGAAAAAGCCAGAACCTCCTAAAATTGAAACTCCTAAAAAAGAGATTGTTAAACCTGATGTTAAAAGCAAGATAAAAGATAAGAAAAAGAAAGTTGAAAAAGTAGAAAAAAAACAGATTGAAAAAGTTGAAACAATCAAAGAGGAAAAGGTTGAAGCTACTAAAAATACAGCTTCAAATGAAACTGAAGAGATTTTAGCAAGTGGAAACTTTTCTATTGGTAAAGATGGTATCTTCACAGCCTCATCTTCTGACGGAATAGAGTATAAGATACTTAAACAAGTTGAGCCAGATTATCCAATTCAAGCTGAAAAAATAAGATATAGAAAAAAAGTTATTGTTTCAGCTAGATTCCTAGTTGGACTTAATGGTGAAGTAGAAAAAATTGAGATCACACAATCACATAAAAAATTTGGTTTTGATAGTGAAGTGGAAAAAGCATTGAAACACTGGAAATTCCACCCTATCTTCTATAAAAATAAAAATATTAAGGTATATTTCTCTAAAGATTTTATTTTTGAACCAAAATAA
- a CDS encoding patatin-like phospholipase family protein — protein sequence MIYKILLFLFLSLSIFSQEYQNKTQRMEAIDKEIELLMMKKENLENLKNKIYNSNSDGITTGNFNSSRPKIALVLSGGGAKGAAHIGVLKVLEEYQIPIDFIVGTSAGSIIGAMYSVGYSPEEIEKIILQMNFLALMNNNKDRTLRNIEDKFASEKYPFKVSIDKDMNLSLPMGFLNGEYIYLQLKYIFNRAENIDNFDDFPIPYRAITTNLNTGEETILKDGDLALATFKSMAIPSFLEPVQDGDNYYIDGGVTNNIPVDVAINMGADIVITVDISADPTNIKKNSNVVAVLDKVATYQGNKNIEFQKKISDILITPKVKDHNTVDFSDLEKLVDEGKTSALEVDYLLKNLSYKDEFIKQKAKVLKDNTLKISDIKLVGNSILTKKKVRELAPKTKNGSYTKEDLQLWAKKIYSIPYVEKLYYEVNGSDITFIIKEKDSIDISASLNYVSDYGAAVKIATTVPNFGVWTRNYSLTAEISKYPKIAVNTLSFYEMGDFKILGSFDMGYKTSPYFIYNEGKKVSTYRTGIFSTEFSFGTTFSNSLVSGIKFGYENHNSSHYEGDSNYLDFQGKNQFGYIKPFIYFDTLNNKTFPSSGTSLLLQAFVGEELKKNSDYNGFSGEISLNYPLVNRFSISLGTNFGKISGDHVENSKLFRIGGSKNSEISQSFIGLPIMGKYADEFYIASLGTKFNLSETLYLLTKVNVLTYSNSNLSFQNSTKVFENREYGYGAGIGWDTFLGPMTFMISNNIEDSSPLFEIYLGHTF from the coding sequence ATGATCTATAAAATTCTATTATTTCTCTTTCTATCCTTGTCGATTTTTTCCCAAGAATATCAGAATAAAACTCAGAGAATGGAAGCTATTGATAAAGAGATTGAACTTCTTATGATGAAAAAGGAGAATCTAGAAAATCTAAAAAACAAAATCTATAATAGTAATTCTGATGGAATTACTACTGGTAATTTCAACTCCTCTCGTCCAAAGATTGCTCTTGTTTTGAGTGGTGGTGGGGCAAAAGGAGCTGCTCACATTGGTGTTTTAAAGGTATTGGAAGAGTATCAAATTCCTATTGATTTTATTGTAGGTACTAGTGCTGGTAGTATTATTGGAGCTATGTACTCTGTTGGCTATTCTCCAGAAGAGATTGAAAAAATCATTCTTCAAATGAACTTTCTAGCTCTTATGAACAACAATAAAGATCGTACTTTAAGAAATATCGAAGATAAATTTGCCAGTGAAAAATATCCATTTAAAGTGAGTATTGATAAGGATATGAATCTATCTCTTCCTATGGGATTTTTAAATGGTGAATATATATATCTACAACTTAAATATATCTTTAATAGAGCTGAAAACATAGATAATTTTGATGATTTTCCTATTCCATATAGAGCTATCACTACTAACTTAAATACTGGTGAAGAAACTATATTAAAAGATGGAGATCTAGCTCTTGCTACATTCAAAAGTATGGCTATTCCTAGCTTTTTAGAACCTGTACAAGATGGTGACAACTACTATATTGATGGTGGAGTTACTAATAACATTCCTGTTGATGTGGCTATAAATATGGGAGCTGATATTGTTATCACTGTAGACATTAGTGCTGATCCTACTAATATCAAAAAAAATTCAAATGTTGTAGCAGTTTTGGATAAGGTTGCCACTTATCAAGGTAATAAAAATATAGAGTTCCAGAAAAAAATATCTGATATACTCATCACTCCAAAAGTTAAAGATCATAATACTGTTGATTTTTCAGATTTAGAAAAGTTGGTTGATGAAGGGAAAACTTCAGCTTTGGAAGTTGATTATCTTCTTAAAAACCTATCCTATAAAGATGAGTTTATAAAGCAAAAAGCAAAAGTTCTAAAGGATAATACTCTAAAAATATCTGATATAAAATTAGTTGGTAACTCCATTCTTACCAAAAAGAAAGTTAGAGAGTTAGCTCCTAAAACTAAAAATGGCTCATATACCAAAGAGGATCTACAACTTTGGGCTAAAAAGATATACTCTATTCCATATGTAGAAAAACTTTATTATGAAGTAAATGGTTCTGATATAACATTTATTATAAAGGAAAAAGATAGTATTGATATTAGTGCATCACTTAACTATGTATCTGATTATGGTGCTGCTGTAAAAATAGCTACCACTGTGCCAAACTTTGGTGTTTGGACTAGAAACTATAGCCTTACTGCTGAAATTTCAAAATATCCAAAAATAGCAGTAAATACACTCTCTTTCTATGAAATGGGAGATTTTAAGATCTTAGGATCTTTTGATATGGGATATAAAACTTCTCCTTACTTTATATATAATGAAGGAAAAAAAGTTTCAACCTATAGAACTGGTATATTTTCCACTGAGTTTTCTTTTGGAACTACCTTCTCCAATAGCCTTGTTTCTGGAATTAAATTTGGATATGAAAACCATAACTCCTCACACTATGAAGGAGATTCAAATTACTTAGATTTCCAAGGTAAAAATCAATTTGGATATATTAAACCTTTTATCTACTTTGATACATTAAATAATAAGACTTTCCCTTCTAGTGGTACATCATTACTACTTCAAGCTTTTGTAGGAGAGGAGCTCAAAAAGAACAGTGACTACAATGGTTTCTCTGGAGAAATCTCTTTAAATTATCCTTTGGTTAATAGATTCTCAATCTCATTGGGAACAAATTTTGGAAAAATCTCTGGAGATCATGTTGAGAATAGTAAATTATTTAGAATTGGTGGAAGTAAAAATAGTGAGATCAGCCAAAGCTTTATAGGATTACCTATAATGGGTAAATATGCTGATGAGTTCTATATCGCTTCCTTAGGTACAAAATTTAATTTGAGTGAGACTCTTTATCTTTTGACAAAAGTTAATGTTTTAACATACTCAAATTCAAATCTAAGCTTCCAAAATTCAACTAAGGTTTTTGAAAATAGAGAGTATGGATATGGTGCTGGAATTGGTTGGGACACTTTTTTAGGTCCTATGACTTTTATGATTTCAAATAATATAGAAGACTCTTCACCTCTATTCGAAATTTATTTAGGTCATACATTTTAA
- a CDS encoding PTS system mannose/fructose/sorbose family transporter subunit IID encodes MEYRDTSKDKVLNKKDLNNMVWRSLLLQASFNYERMQAGGWLYSLLPGLKKIHKNKEDLSNSMKLHLEFFNVHPFLVTFVQGLVLAMEENKESRDSIRGIKIALMGPLGGIGDALFWFTLLPIAASVGVSLGIQGNIAGPIIFLLIFNIVHIFLRFFLMHYSYKMGVGAIEKLKDDTQYVTNGSLILGLTVIGGLIASFVRMNIAYVVNLGSISIDIQKDIIDKIMPNMLPLLYTLFMFYLLKKGKKPIFLILVTLVIGIAGKFIGIL; translated from the coding sequence ATGGAATATAGAGATACAAGTAAGGATAAAGTTTTAAATAAAAAAGATCTAAATAATATGGTTTGGAGATCACTTTTATTACAAGCATCTTTTAACTATGAAAGAATGCAAGCTGGTGGTTGGTTATACTCTTTACTTCCAGGATTAAAGAAAATCCATAAAAATAAAGAGGATTTAAGTAATTCAATGAAATTACATCTAGAATTCTTTAACGTTCACCCATTCTTAGTAACATTTGTACAAGGATTAGTTCTAGCAATGGAGGAAAATAAAGAGAGTAGAGATTCAATAAGGGGTATAAAAATAGCTCTTATGGGACCACTTGGAGGAATAGGAGATGCTCTATTCTGGTTTACATTACTTCCTATTGCAGCCTCTGTTGGAGTTTCATTAGGAATACAAGGAAATATAGCAGGGCCAATTATTTTCTTGTTAATATTCAATATAGTACACATATTCTTAAGATTTTTCTTAATGCATTACTCATATAAAATGGGAGTTGGTGCAATTGAAAAATTAAAAGATGACACTCAATATGTAACAAATGGATCATTAATCTTAGGATTAACTGTAATTGGAGGATTAATAGCTTCATTTGTAAGAATGAATATAGCTTATGTTGTAAATTTAGGAAGTATTAGCATAGATATTCAAAAGGATATCATTGATAAGATTATGCCTAACATGCTTCCATTACTATATACACTATTTATGTTCTATTTATTGAAAAAAGGTAAAAAACCAATATTCTTAATTTTAGTAACATTGGTAATTGGAATAGCTGGAAAATTTATAGGAATACTATAG
- a CDS encoding ROK family protein, which translates to MKFGAIDAGGKRFICGITDENGNTLEKTSFLTETPDKTIPLVLDFFKDKEISALGIGCFGPLDLNPESETYGFITSSPKEPWRNYNIVGTFKEKLGVPVFLDTNINAGLLGETTWGAAKNVKNAIYLTIGNGIGGAAIVENKLIHGLIHPEMGHIFVNRHPRDKFTGNCPFHGGNCLEGMASGPAIEKRWNLPLEKLSSDHPAWHLEAYYIAHAIVNYILVLSPEKIILGGDVMKHKQLFPIIRKSVINLLNGYLQNKFIFNDIENYIVAPDLGENSGFFGAATLCIKNFKQK; encoded by the coding sequence ATGAAATTTGGTGCTATTGATGCAGGTGGAAAAAGATTTATTTGTGGTATTACAGATGAAAATGGAAATACACTTGAAAAAACTAGTTTTTTAACTGAAACACCAGACAAAACAATCCCTTTAGTCTTGGATTTTTTTAAAGATAAGGAGATTTCTGCTTTGGGTATCGGTTGTTTTGGTCCTTTGGATCTAAATCCTGAGTCTGAAACTTATGGATTTATAACATCCTCTCCAAAAGAGCCTTGGAGAAATTACAATATTGTTGGAACTTTTAAAGAGAAACTTGGAGTGCCTGTTTTCTTAGATACCAATATAAATGCTGGTTTACTTGGAGAGACTACTTGGGGAGCTGCTAAAAATGTTAAAAATGCCATATATCTTACTATTGGTAATGGTATTGGTGGAGCTGCTATTGTTGAAAATAAACTTATACACGGACTTATACACCCTGAGATGGGACATATTTTTGTAAATAGACACCCTAGAGATAAGTTTACAGGTAACTGTCCTTTCCATGGTGGAAACTGTTTGGAGGGTATGGCTTCTGGTCCTGCTATTGAAAAAAGATGGAATCTTCCACTTGAAAAATTGTCCTCTGATCATCCAGCTTGGCATTTAGAGGCTTACTATATTGCTCATGCAATAGTTAACTATATCTTAGTTTTATCACCTGAAAAAATCATTTTAGGTGGTGATGTAATGAAACATAAACAATTATTCCCTATAATTAGAAAATCTGTTATAAATCTTTTAAATGGATATTTACAAAATAAATTTATCTTCAATGATATTGAAAACTATATTGTTGCTCCAGATCTAGGAGAGAACTCTGGATTTTTCGGAGCTGCTACTCTATGTATTAAAAATTTTAAACAGAAATAA
- the agaW gene encoding PTS N-acetylgalactosamine transporter subunit IIC, translating into MLVESLLIAIFAGIAGIDLFNGLFHIHRPLVTGAVVGLILGDLKMGLIAGATLELVWMGAVPVGGAQPPNVVVGGIIGSTFAILTKQDPATAVGIAIPFAVAVQACITLLFTFFSPVMHKADKYAEDCNTFGIEKINYLGMALLFVFYFVVTFLPISLGAEAAKNIVELLPEWLIAGFGVAGGLMPAIGFAMLLNIMFKKNYIIFFVLGFILATYLNLPVIGIAAIGFIIALYDYYINKKMDSLEPVATTNGEEDYSDGI; encoded by the coding sequence ATGTTAGTAGAATCACTGTTAATAGCAATATTTGCTGGTATTGCTGGAATTGATTTGTTCAACGGACTTTTCCATATTCACAGACCTCTTGTAACAGGGGCAGTCGTTGGGCTAATCTTGGGAGATTTAAAAATGGGACTTATTGCTGGAGCAACTCTTGAGCTTGTTTGGATGGGAGCAGTTCCTGTTGGAGGAGCACAACCACCTAACGTTGTAGTTGGAGGTATAATTGGAAGTACTTTTGCTATATTAACTAAACAAGATCCTGCAACAGCTGTTGGAATTGCAATACCTTTTGCAGTAGCTGTACAAGCTTGTATCACATTACTATTTACATTTTTCTCACCAGTAATGCACAAGGCTGATAAATATGCAGAAGATTGTAATACTTTTGGAATTGAAAAAATAAACTATTTGGGAATGGCTTTATTATTTGTATTTTATTTCGTTGTAACTTTCCTTCCTATATCATTGGGAGCTGAGGCTGCTAAAAATATAGTAGAACTACTACCAGAATGGTTAATTGCTGGATTTGGAGTAGCAGGAGGATTAATGCCTGCAATAGGTTTTGCTATGTTACTTAATATCATGTTTAAGAAAAATTATATTATATTCTTCGTATTAGGATTTATTTTAGCAACTTATTTAAACCTACCTGTTATAGGTATTGCAGCTATTGGTTTCATCATTGCTTTATATGATTACTATATCAATAAAAAAATGGATAGTTTAGAACCAGTTGCAACAACAAATGGTGAGGAGGACTATAGTGATGGAATATAG
- a CDS encoding TolC family protein, protein MKIKSLIVFLILFLFGCSNNKPKDEKLVTVQEEREYLQKYGTSLSLDEVIEIARDRNLDLRIKRLETEIASLDRKIAFGNFLPSITLGANYTKLDDPINLEMGLPSLPPLPSALPLPPQVGGFLSKLPKSIETKLVDESFQTVGIAAQIPIFVPSTWYLYSARKKGEDISKLAESFADKMLQLQVMSEYFYILALESERETLINNLKSSEELERKAEVSLKVEGILDWELKKVQTLVESQKISLNKNERELKIAKMNLKRTLNLNLQEDIVLEKIDTKVVELP, encoded by the coding sequence ATGAAAATAAAGAGTTTAATAGTTTTTTTGATTTTATTCTTATTTGGATGTAGTAATAATAAGCCAAAAGATGAAAAACTAGTAACTGTACAGGAAGAGAGAGAGTACCTACAAAAATATGGTACATCACTATCTCTAGATGAAGTGATAGAGATAGCTAGAGATAGAAACTTAGATTTAAGAATTAAAAGACTAGAAACAGAGATAGCAAGTTTAGATAGAAAGATAGCCTTTGGAAATTTTTTACCCTCTATAACATTGGGTGCAAATTACACAAAGCTAGATGACCCTATCAATTTGGAGATGGGATTACCTTCATTACCACCATTACCATCAGCATTGCCATTGCCACCCCAAGTAGGAGGATTCTTATCTAAATTACCAAAATCAATAGAGACAAAACTTGTAGATGAGAGTTTTCAAACTGTAGGAATAGCTGCTCAAATACCAATATTTGTTCCATCTACTTGGTATCTATATAGTGCTAGAAAAAAAGGTGAGGATATAAGCAAGTTGGCTGAGAGCTTTGCTGACAAGATGTTGCAATTACAGGTGATGAGTGAATATTTCTATATATTAGCACTAGAGTCAGAGAGAGAGACTTTAATAAACAATCTAAAATCCTCTGAAGAGTTAGAGAGAAAAGCAGAAGTATCTCTAAAAGTTGAGGGTATTTTAGATTGGGAGTTAAAAAAAGTTCAAACTTTAGTTGAAAGTCAAAAGATATCTTTAAATAAAAATGAGAGAGAGTTAAAAATAGCTAAAATGAACTTAAAAAGAACTCTTAACTTAAACTTACAAGAGGATATTGTTTTAGAAAAAATTGATACAAAAGTAGTGGAGCTACC
- a CDS encoding TetR/AcrR family transcriptional regulator: MTQKNKSMIARFKILQVALNEFANYSYENSSINRICSEGNISKGVMYHHFKDKDELYLLCIRYCYDVMTSYYKDNLISSDNWKDEIKSFFEIRYNFFRENPMLKRIFFNTLLRMPKHLEKEIKRITKSLDELNYNFSMKILQKIKIRYGLKPEEIIFLLDVVQNMLNEKFHKKMESLEEGNDISLEYEKTAEKWIDIILYGICERD; this comes from the coding sequence ATGACACAGAAGAATAAGAGTATGATAGCGAGATTTAAGATACTTCAAGTAGCTTTAAATGAGTTTGCCAATTATAGTTATGAAAACTCATCAATAAATAGAATTTGTAGTGAAGGAAATATATCTAAGGGAGTGATGTATCATCATTTTAAAGATAAGGATGAACTTTATCTACTATGTATTAGGTATTGCTATGATGTAATGACGAGCTATTATAAAGATAATTTAATCTCAAGTGATAACTGGAAAGATGAGATAAAAAGCTTTTTTGAGATTAGATATAATTTTTTTAGAGAGAATCCAATGTTAAAGAGAATATTTTTTAATACTTTGTTGAGAATGCCTAAACATTTAGAGAAAGAGATAAAAAGAATAACAAAAAGTTTAGATGAATTAAACTATAATTTTTCAATGAAGATTTTACAAAAAATTAAGATAAGATATGGATTGAAACCGGAAGAGATAATATTTTTGTTAGATGTAGTGCAAAATATGTTAAATGAGAAATTTCACAAAAAAATGGAGAGTTTAGAGGAGGGGAATGACATCTCTTTGGAGTATGAAAAGACAGCAGAAAAATGGATTGACATAATACTTTATGGAATATGTGAAAGAGATTAG
- a CDS encoding SIS domain-containing protein yields the protein MEFKNCVTWEEIIQQPSIWKEELEIVKKNLKSIGEFINRVKGEKVKVIFTGAGSSEFVGNTLCSYVNSKVDIDVLSVPTTDIVSMPEQYLEKDVATILVSCARSGNSPESVATVNLADKLVKNIHHIFITCNPEGQLAKISKEGENKYLLLMPERTNDKGFAMTGSFSSMVVAGVLILLRENFAELEEKVAYVSNVVEKNIDRILENIEIITDLDLERIVYLGDGALKGLAEEVSLKVLELTGGKLASFYNTFLGFRHGPKSIVNEKTAIVCMMSNNSHTRVYELDLLKEFKNEGGKKKIVVLDTIFDEEVKNNCDYYFSFNDEKLGKIEEVFAGLGYLVYGQLLSLMKSAKLGINPDNPCPTGEVNRVVKGVIIHEYK from the coding sequence ATGGAATTTAAAAATTGTGTAACTTGGGAAGAAATTATTCAACAACCTTCTATTTGGAAAGAAGAACTTGAAATCGTAAAGAAAAATCTTAAATCAATTGGGGAATTTATTAATAGAGTTAAAGGGGAAAAAGTTAAAGTTATTTTTACTGGAGCTGGATCTTCTGAGTTTGTAGGAAATACTCTATGCTCATATGTTAATAGCAAAGTAGATATTGATGTTTTATCAGTTCCTACTACTGACATCGTTTCTATGCCTGAACAATATCTTGAAAAAGATGTTGCAACTATTCTAGTATCTTGTGCTAGATCTGGAAATTCTCCTGAAAGTGTTGCTACAGTTAATCTAGCTGATAAATTAGTTAAAAATATACATCACATTTTCATAACTTGTAATCCTGAAGGACAACTTGCTAAAATCTCTAAAGAAGGGGAAAATAAATACCTTCTATTGATGCCAGAAAGAACAAATGATAAGGGATTTGCTATGACTGGAAGTTTCTCTTCTATGGTGGTTGCAGGTGTATTAATCCTATTGAGAGAAAACTTTGCAGAATTAGAGGAAAAAGTTGCTTATGTTTCAAATGTAGTTGAAAAAAATATAGATAGAATCCTTGAAAATATAGAGATCATAACAGATTTAGATCTAGAAAGAATAGTATACTTAGGAGATGGTGCTCTAAAAGGACTTGCTGAAGAAGTTTCATTAAAAGTACTAGAGTTAACTGGTGGAAAACTTGCATCATTCTACAATACATTCTTAGGATTTAGACATGGTCCTAAATCAATAGTAAATGAAAAAACAGCTATTGTATGTATGATGTCTAATAACTCTCACACAAGAGTTTATGAGTTAGATCTATTAAAAGAGTTTAAAAATGAGGGTGGAAAGAAAAAAATAGTAGTTTTAGATACTATTTTTGATGAAGAAGTTAAAAATAATTGTGATTATTATTTCTCATTTAATGATGAAAAATTAGGAAAAATTGAAGAGGTATTCGCAGGTTTAGGATACTTAGTATATGGACAATTGCTATCTCTTATGAAATCAGCAAAACTAGGAATAAATCCTGACAATCCTTGCCCAACTGGAGAAGTAAATAGAGTTGTTAAAGGTGTAATAATCCACGAGTACAAATAG
- a CDS encoding PTS sugar transporter subunit IIA — MIPIIITGHGSFATAIKETIKYIIGEQPNLHFIDFNNGMGNKELEDRLKEVLCECNSDQVIFLTDLAGGTPFSTAVLLSENKPGYKVFGGCNMPMVITAVELSEEDSIEDITEEILNAAKDGAIQFQTVKVEENLIEDDGI; from the coding sequence ATGATACCTATTATAATAACAGGTCATGGATCTTTTGCCACAGCAATAAAAGAGACTATAAAATATATTATTGGAGAGCAACCTAATCTTCATTTTATAGATTTTAATAATGGAATGGGAAATAAAGAGCTTGAAGATAGATTGAAAGAGGTTCTTTGTGAATGTAATAGCGATCAGGTAATATTTTTAACTGATTTAGCTGGAGGAACACCATTTTCAACAGCTGTACTATTGAGTGAGAATAAACCAGGATATAAAGTTTTTGGTGGTTGTAATATGCCTATGGTTATCACAGCAGTAGAATTATCAGAAGAGGATAGTATTGAGGATATTACTGAGGAGATATTAAATGCTGCCAAAGATGGAGCTATTCAATTTCAAACTGTAAAAGTTGAAGAGAATCTAATAGAAGATGATGGAATATAG
- the agaV gene encoding PTS N-acetylgalactosamine transporter subunit IIB produces MPNIVLTRIDNRLIHGQVATAWTQYSGANLLLVPNDDVAVNTTRQNLMNLAAPKGVQTRYFSIQKTIDIIHKAADRQLIAIIAETPQDVVKLVEGGVPITKVNVGNMHMSEGKKQISKAVCVDESDIKAFLRLKELGVEVEIQRVPTESKDNIWELIK; encoded by the coding sequence ATGCCTAATATCGTATTAACTAGAATTGATAACAGATTGATACACGGTCAAGTAGCAACTGCTTGGACTCAATACTCAGGAGCTAACCTTTTACTAGTTCCAAATGATGATGTTGCAGTGAATACTACTAGACAAAATCTTATGAACCTTGCAGCACCTAAGGGAGTTCAAACAAGATATTTTTCTATTCAAAAAACAATTGATATTATTCACAAGGCTGCAGATAGACAGCTAATTGCAATTATAGCTGAAACTCCGCAAGACGTAGTAAAATTAGTAGAGGGTGGGGTACCAATTACTAAGGTTAATGTTGGGAATATGCATATGTCTGAAGGTAAAAAACAGATATCTAAAGCAGTGTGTGTAGATGAAAGTGATATAAAAGCATTTTTAAGATTGAAGGAATTAGGGGTAGAAGTAGAAATACAGAGAGTTCCTACAGAATCAAAAGATAATATTTGGGAGCTTATCAAGTAA
- a CDS encoding biopolymer transporter ExbD, with translation MGRFRKKRPIMALDLTPLIDVVFLLIIFFMVSTTFNKYGNIDIELPSANVETPNQDNKSIEIIIDKDGKYFISKDGQSEPIELENLNTLLNGVNEVTISGDKELKYQVIMDVVSKVKNAGVENLGINFYE, from the coding sequence ATGGGAAGATTTAGAAAAAAAAGACCTATTATGGCATTAGATTTGACTCCACTTATTGATGTCGTATTCTTACTTATAATTTTCTTCATGGTTTCTACTACTTTTAATAAATATGGAAATATAGATATTGAGCTTCCTTCAGCCAATGTTGAGACTCCTAATCAAGACAATAAAAGTATTGAAATCATTATAGACAAAGATGGTAAATACTTTATCAGTAAAGATGGACAGTCTGAACCTATAGAACTTGAAAACTTAAATACACTTTTAAATGGAGTAAATGAAGTAACAATTTCAGGAGATAAGGAACTAAAATATCAGGTTATTATGGATGTAGTTTCTAAAGTTAAAAATGCTGGTGTAGAGAATTTAGGAATAAATTTCTATGAATAA
- a CDS encoding MotA/TolQ/ExbB proton channel family protein produces MMYYLNAGGPLMWVLFSMSIVALTIILERLFFFFRREKIQNKNFINEIITAVGSDDMCCAINLCDREKNSVGCTVKSFLCRCDREGDFHHFDQLVKEISIDQIGYLEKRLHLLGIIGYIAPMIGLLGTVTGMIEAFRNLATFGAGDPTLVAAGISKALITTAGGLSIAIPTIIAYNLFNKKIEEIEVDIDKVTTNLINILRKR; encoded by the coding sequence ATGATGTATTATTTAAATGCTGGTGGACCATTGATGTGGGTGCTATTTTCTATGTCGATTGTTGCATTGACTATTATTTTAGAAAGATTATTTTTCTTTTTCCGTAGAGAAAAAATTCAGAATAAAAATTTTATAAATGAAATTATAACTGCTGTTGGATCTGATGATATGTGTTGTGCTATCAACCTTTGTGATAGAGAGAAAAACTCTGTTGGTTGTACAGTTAAATCTTTCCTTTGTCGTTGTGATAGAGAGGGGGATTTCCACCATTTCGATCAACTAGTTAAAGAGATCAGTATTGATCAAATTGGATACTTAGAAAAAAGATTACACCTTCTTGGTATAATTGGTTATATAGCTCCAATGATTGGATTATTAGGAACAGTTACAGGTATGATTGAAGCTTTTAGAAACCTTGCTACATTTGGTGCTGGAGATCCTACTCTTGTTGCTGCTGGAATCTCTAAAGCTCTAATTACTACTGCTGGTGGATTGTCAATAGCTATCCCTACAATTATTGCTTACAATCTTTTCAATAAAAAAATCGAAGAAATTGAAGTTGATATTGACAAAGTTACAACTAATCTTATCAATATCTTAAGAAAGAGGTAA